A window of Candidatus Acidiferrales bacterium contains these coding sequences:
- the rpsP gene encoding 30S ribosomal protein S16, whose protein sequence is MTIRLARVGAKKKPSYRVVVTEKSQPRDGRFVEVVGHYDPSRRLGTAVTLHSERIQHWLRRGAQPSDTVRSLLRKHKVL, encoded by the coding sequence TTGACGATTCGTTTGGCCCGCGTGGGAGCAAAAAAGAAACCGTCGTACCGGGTGGTGGTCACGGAAAAATCGCAGCCCCGCGACGGGCGGTTTGTCGAGGTGGTGGGCCACTATGATCCGTCCCGAAGGCTCGGGACGGCGGTGACGCTCCATAGCGAGCGTATCCAACACTGGCTCCGCCGCGGCGCCCAGCCCTCGGATACGGTGCGCAGCCTGCTCCGCAAGCATAAGGTCCTCTAA
- a CDS encoding KH domain-containing protein → MKELVEAIAKALVDLPDQVSVRAVEGEQATILELRVAQSDLGKVIGKQGRTARSIRTILGAAGMKLKKRFTLEILE, encoded by the coding sequence ATGAAGGAGCTGGTGGAAGCGATTGCGAAGGCGCTTGTGGATCTTCCTGATCAGGTTTCGGTAAGAGCCGTCGAGGGCGAGCAGGCGACGATCCTGGAGTTGCGCGTGGCCCAGAGCGACCTGGGCAAGGTGATCGGCAAACAGGGGCGCACCGCCCGCTCGATTCGCACCATCCTCGGCGCAGCCGGGATGAAACTCAAGAAGCGCTTTACCCTGGAGATCCTGGAGTAA
- the rimM gene encoding ribosome maturation factor RimM (Essential for efficient processing of 16S rRNA), with translation MNPDPRDSGQTDRVTVAVIQKPQGRHGEVLARILTDFPERLLDRRQVLLWNGHPAAAGQPATITRGWFHKGGIVLQFEGCATRADAEKLRGWHVQIPKADRVELPAGSYYISDLTDCEVFERTADGAKRMGRVREVIAAGENLGGPHLLEVETPDGAILIPLAQEICPSIDISARRIEVVLPEGLKDANRASIPQSGTRRTGRKSKY, from the coding sequence TTGAATCCCGATCCGCGCGATTCGGGCCAGACGGACCGGGTGACGGTGGCGGTGATTCAAAAACCGCAGGGCCGCCACGGCGAAGTCCTGGCCCGGATCCTCACTGATTTTCCTGAACGGTTGCTCGATCGGCGCCAGGTCTTGCTCTGGAATGGCCATCCCGCCGCGGCCGGCCAGCCGGCTACGATCACCCGCGGCTGGTTCCACAAAGGCGGGATCGTGCTTCAGTTTGAAGGCTGCGCCACGCGCGCCGACGCCGAAAAACTTCGCGGCTGGCACGTGCAGATCCCCAAAGCCGACCGGGTCGAACTGCCGGCTGGCAGTTACTACATCTCAGATTTGACGGACTGCGAAGTTTTCGAGCGGACGGCGGATGGCGCGAAAAGAATGGGCCGGGTGCGGGAGGTGATCGCCGCCGGGGAAAACCTCGGCGGGCCGCACCTGCTCGAGGTGGAAACCCCGGACGGCGCCATCCTGATCCCGCTCGCGCAGGAGATTTGCCCCTCGATTGACATTTCCGCGCGGCGGATTGAAGTCGTGCTGCCGGAAGGACTCAAGGACGCCAACCGCGCTTCGATCCCGCAGAGCGGGACTCGCCGCACCGGGCGAAAGTCGAAGTACTAA
- a CDS encoding tRNA (guanine(37)-N(1))-methyltransferase gives MTFDIITIFPDFFSGPFAWGVIRRARDAGLIQIRIHDLRNFTTDRHRTTDDRPFGGGEGMVMKCEPLFAAVESILQAVPTTERERVAVVLLSASGKPFDQATARGWSGLPRVILLCGRYEGVDERIAEQVATEEVSVGNFVLSGGELPAAMVVDAVTRLLPGALGDERSSEQESFTPPTAALESRSLSPRAGSVETRAAFESAGLGGAPTSRGGGGILDCPHYTRPAEFRGWAVPEVLISGNHEEIRRWRRKQALGKTLRNRPDLLAGTALTDEDRRLIEEMQGRK, from the coding sequence ATGACTTTCGACATCATCACCATCTTCCCTGATTTCTTCTCCGGCCCGTTTGCCTGGGGTGTCATTCGCCGGGCTCGCGATGCGGGGCTCATTCAAATCCGCATTCACGACCTCAGGAATTTCACCACCGACAGGCATCGGACAACCGACGACCGGCCTTTCGGGGGCGGCGAAGGCATGGTGATGAAGTGCGAACCGCTCTTTGCCGCGGTGGAAAGCATCCTTCAGGCCGTGCCGACAACGGAGCGCGAAAGGGTAGCGGTTGTTTTGCTCTCCGCCTCGGGCAAACCCTTCGACCAGGCGACGGCGCGGGGCTGGTCGGGCCTTCCGCGGGTGATTTTGCTTTGCGGGCGCTATGAGGGCGTGGATGAACGCATCGCCGAGCAAGTGGCTACCGAAGAAGTCTCGGTGGGGAATTTTGTGCTTTCTGGCGGCGAGTTGCCGGCCGCGATGGTGGTGGACGCAGTGACGCGGCTACTTCCCGGGGCGCTTGGCGATGAACGCTCCTCGGAACAGGAATCGTTCACCCCGCCGACGGCGGCCCTGGAGTCCCGTTCCCTTTCGCCCAGGGCAGGTTCCGTCGAGACCCGTGCTGCTTTTGAGTCCGCCGGTTTGGGCGGCGCCCCGACCAGTCGGGGCGGCGGAGGCATCCTCGATTGCCCGCACTACACTCGACCGGCGGAGTTTCGCGGCTGGGCCGTTCCGGAAGTGCTCATCAGCGGCAACCACGAGGAAATCCGGCGCTGGCGCCGCAAGCAGGCCCTGGGAAAAACTCTTCGCAACCGCCCCGACCTGCTCGCCGGGACCGCGCTCACCGACGAAGACCGCCGGCTCATCGAGGAAATGCAAGGAAGAAAATGA